From the Planctomycetia bacterium genome, one window contains:
- a CDS encoding DUF456 domain-containing protein, with protein MMQALTTFLEVGLFLCALGCGWVLTVLNLPGNWLILGASTVYAAIMPEDSRWTLSWQLVAVLAVAAVLGEVAETASAAMGVKRLGGSRRGALLAIVGSFVGAIVGTAAIPVPIVGTVVGACAGSLVGAMLGEFWKGQGFDHSLRVGQAAFWGRLLGSLAKISTASVMIAVAVAGVFFR; from the coding sequence ATGATGCAGGCTTTGACGACGTTCTTGGAAGTCGGTCTCTTTCTTTGCGCTCTCGGCTGCGGCTGGGTACTTACGGTTCTTAACCTTCCGGGAAATTGGCTGATCCTCGGGGCGTCGACCGTCTACGCCGCGATCATGCCCGAGGATTCGCGCTGGACACTCAGTTGGCAACTCGTCGCGGTGCTTGCCGTCGCGGCGGTGCTGGGGGAAGTCGCCGAGACCGCTTCGGCGGCGATGGGCGTGAAACGCTTAGGAGGGAGCCGGCGCGGAGCGCTGCTGGCGATCGTGGGCTCGTTCGTCGGAGCGATCGTCGGCACCGCGGCGATACCGGTTCCGATCGTCGGCACGGTCGTCGGGGCATGCGCGGGATCGCTGGTCGGGGCGATGCTCGGGGAATTCTGGAAAGGTCAAGGATTCGACCATAGCCTGCGCGTCGGACAAGCGGCTTTTTGGGGCCGGCTGTTGGGTTCGCTGGCCAAGATCTCGACGGCTTCCGTCATGATAGCAGTTGCCGTCGCCGGCGTTTTCTTCCGCTAA
- a CDS encoding tetratricopeptide repeat protein, producing MAKLKKVKRTEAPLLPIVDAGSVPTSSQRLFADLRIAAACLLLAAATYATYRESLSGRLFFDDHVTVETNTHVHALVNPLTRWKWATWVKAATSAADTPLTGRPVVSLSFSLNHWWAAAIYPSSMPGFEGHLPVHTPFFHYVNLAIHILVTWALFAMVRRTLQAPNFGGRHLRSAGVWAFCIALIWAVHPLNTEAVVYLTQRTEQVVSLFLLLTLYCAARALDARSVGRRRTWEVAAVVACVLGMGSKENMIAAPLLLLAYDRAFRFPDWRTTLRSRPWFYLAIAATWGVLAYIMWHNPRGSTVGFQHEHLPWYEYLITQCWCLWRYFWLTLFPLGSQLCVDYGRRPVLEFQHTAPGALLVFTLLGVTAWGWLRRPWIGFLGTWFFLILAPTSSFYPIVTEVGAERRMYLPSAAILIGLVAAIVGLGGFVRALGPKPRSTSSFDRVTAIGLLTTACAAALLGYTSHNRNKVYQNDLTLYGHIVDVFPWNDRGHSNYGKVCVDHRLTDRALDNFNRAVAIDPEYIDAFTNRAVVFIGEGRRRSLDLSIADSSEALNLQYWNTNAMNNRASAYMLSKIFDRALADFKTMIAYGPTSFEARFGQANVYLQMGETDPKYYLDALNSIEEALRINPRSYRCYSTRAAILVRLERPEEAVLAFNSALEMIALEARQLPPESADARSWKAVDAALLRITADRRTVDESLREATLPFPHRVTMAAIFNNRADANRRAAKLRNNPKLRERALDDLSRAIFLDDANPNHYLMRGEIYLEKDRYGEAMLDFDQAVTLAPNWIDALRGRIQTATKMQNFELAAQDAERLRKLRVPLDEATNKLVDDAISRAGRR from the coding sequence TTGGCGAAGCTGAAGAAGGTCAAGCGTACTGAAGCGCCGTTGCTGCCGATTGTCGATGCCGGCAGCGTTCCGACTTCGTCGCAACGTTTGTTTGCCGATCTGCGTATCGCCGCGGCGTGTCTGCTGTTGGCCGCGGCCACTTACGCCACCTATCGCGAAAGTTTGTCCGGCCGGCTGTTCTTCGATGACCACGTGACGGTCGAGACGAATACGCATGTCCACGCGCTCGTGAACCCGCTCACGCGCTGGAAATGGGCCACCTGGGTCAAGGCCGCTACTTCCGCGGCCGATACGCCGCTGACGGGCCGACCCGTCGTCTCGCTGTCGTTCTCGTTGAATCATTGGTGGGCTGCCGCCATCTATCCTTCCTCGATGCCGGGCTTCGAAGGACATTTGCCGGTTCATACGCCGTTTTTTCACTATGTGAATCTCGCGATCCACATCCTCGTCACCTGGGCCTTGTTCGCCATGGTGCGACGGACGTTGCAAGCGCCGAACTTCGGCGGACGCCATCTACGCTCGGCCGGCGTTTGGGCATTTTGCATTGCCCTGATTTGGGCCGTGCATCCGTTGAATACCGAGGCTGTCGTCTACTTAACGCAACGGACGGAACAAGTCGTCTCGCTATTCCTCTTGCTGACGCTCTATTGCGCCGCCCGAGCGCTCGATGCGCGCAGCGTCGGCCGGCGACGCACCTGGGAGGTCGCCGCGGTCGTGGCGTGCGTGCTCGGCATGGGAAGCAAGGAGAACATGATCGCGGCTCCGCTGCTGCTCCTGGCCTACGATCGTGCGTTTCGCTTTCCCGATTGGCGCACGACGCTCCGCTCGCGCCCGTGGTTCTATCTCGCGATCGCCGCTACGTGGGGAGTGCTCGCGTACATCATGTGGCATAATCCTCGCGGCAGTACCGTCGGTTTCCAGCACGAACACCTCCCCTGGTACGAATATCTCATTACCCAGTGTTGGTGTTTGTGGCGTTATTTCTGGCTCACGCTCTTTCCGCTCGGAAGCCAACTCTGCGTCGACTACGGACGCCGCCCGGTTCTCGAATTCCAACATACCGCACCCGGCGCTTTGCTCGTCTTCACGTTGCTCGGCGTCACCGCTTGGGGCTGGCTGCGGCGTCCTTGGATCGGATTCCTCGGGACTTGGTTCTTCCTCATTCTCGCTCCCACTTCGAGCTTCTACCCGATCGTCACCGAAGTCGGAGCGGAACGGCGCATGTATCTCCCTTCGGCCGCGATCTTGATCGGCTTGGTAGCCGCGATCGTCGGCCTCGGTGGGTTCGTGCGAGCGCTCGGGCCAAAACCGCGCTCGACGTCGAGCTTCGATCGCGTCACGGCGATCGGACTGCTGACGACGGCCTGCGCGGCCGCGCTGCTCGGATACACGAGCCACAACCGCAACAAAGTTTATCAAAACGACCTGACGCTCTACGGCCACATCGTCGATGTGTTTCCCTGGAACGATCGCGGCCACAGCAACTACGGCAAGGTCTGCGTAGACCACCGGCTGACCGATCGGGCATTAGACAACTTCAACCGAGCCGTCGCGATCGATCCCGAATATATCGATGCCTTCACCAATCGCGCGGTCGTATTTATCGGTGAAGGGCGTCGACGCAGCCTCGACTTGTCGATCGCCGATTCGTCGGAAGCGTTGAATCTGCAATATTGGAATACCAATGCGATGAACAACCGCGCCTCGGCGTACATGCTCTCGAAGATATTCGATCGAGCCCTCGCCGATTTCAAAACGATGATCGCTTACGGCCCGACCTCATTCGAGGCACGCTTCGGCCAAGCGAACGTCTATCTGCAAATGGGAGAAACCGATCCTAAATACTATCTCGATGCGCTGAACTCGATCGAGGAAGCCCTGCGTATCAATCCTCGCTCCTACCGCTGCTATAGCACTCGCGCAGCGATCCTCGTTCGCTTGGAACGTCCGGAAGAAGCGGTCCTCGCGTTCAACAGCGCGCTGGAAATGATCGCTCTCGAAGCTCGGCAACTCCCTCCGGAAAGCGCCGATGCGCGCAGTTGGAAGGCCGTCGATGCGGCGTTGCTCCGCATTACCGCCGACCGCCGCACCGTCGATGAGTCGCTGCGCGAAGCGACGCTTCCGTTTCCCCATCGGGTCACGATGGCGGCGATTTTCAACAATCGTGCCGATGCGAATCGTCGCGCAGCGAAACTGCGTAACAATCCGAAATTGCGCGAGCGGGCTTTAGACGATCTCTCGCGCGCCATCTTTCTCGACGATGCGAATCCCAACCACTATCTCATGCGAGGAGAGATTTATCTCGAAAAGGATCGCTACGGCGAAGCGATGTTGGATTTCGACCAAGCAGTGACCCTCGCGCCGAATTGGATCGACGCCTTGCGTGGTCGGATTCAAACGGCGACGAAGATGCAGAACTTCGAGCTCGCGGCACAAGATGCCGAGCGGCTTCGCAAACTCCGCGTCCCTCTCGATGAGGCCACGAACAAGCTCGTCGACGACGCCATCAGCCGCGCCGGGCGACGCTGA
- a CDS encoding DUF1080 domain-containing protein has translation MFRSPFASVGLFALMFALAAPVAAEEKLNELTAEEATQGWKLLFDGKSTAGWRNYKKQGVGEGWKIVDGAMTRSDKGAGDIVTTGEYGAFELKLEFNISPGGNSGVMFHVTETEGSPWQTGPEIQIQDNKAGHDPQKCGWLYEFYSSDKDATKPAGEWNELRILITPEKCEHTMNGVKYFDYVIGSDDWNSRLAKSKFKAYANFGKPTSGLICLQDHGNLVAYRNIKIRPIEAKAPAGK, from the coding sequence ATGTTTCGTTCGCCCTTTGCTAGTGTCGGATTATTTGCGTTGATGTTCGCCCTAGCCGCACCGGTTGCGGCCGAAGAGAAGCTGAACGAGCTCACCGCCGAAGAAGCGACCCAAGGTTGGAAATTGTTGTTCGACGGTAAGTCGACCGCGGGCTGGCGCAATTACAAGAAGCAAGGGGTCGGAGAGGGCTGGAAGATCGTCGACGGGGCAATGACCCGAAGCGATAAGGGAGCCGGCGACATCGTGACCACGGGCGAATACGGTGCGTTCGAGTTGAAGCTAGAGTTCAACATTTCGCCGGGAGGCAACAGCGGCGTCATGTTCCATGTGACCGAGACGGAAGGCTCCCCTTGGCAGACGGGTCCTGAAATTCAAATTCAAGACAACAAGGCAGGCCACGATCCGCAGAAGTGCGGCTGGCTTTATGAGTTTTATTCGTCGGACAAAGATGCGACGAAGCCCGCCGGCGAATGGAACGAACTACGAATTCTGATTACGCCGGAGAAGTGCGAACACACGATGAACGGCGTCAAGTATTTCGACTACGTCATCGGGAGCGACGATTGGAACTCGCGGTTGGCGAAGAGCAAATTCAAAGCCTATGCCAACTTCGGCAAGCCGACGTCGGGATTGATTTGCCTGCAAGACCACGGCAACCTCGTGGCCTATCGCAATATCAAGATTCGCCCGATCGAAGCGAAGGCACCGGCCGGCAAGTAG
- a CDS encoding DUF1080 domain-containing protein — protein sequence MRSTRIYALEIYAATISTLIFGGLSASTVAAADKLPTFTTIAEAGDDYFFQGEFSGNVASYGRCGLQVIAEGKNQFRGILLPGGLPGEGWNHAQRIEFLGAREGSKMQLSAAGTVIDVQVGTAVIRDPSGRQLGVLRRASRVSPTMGLAAPQNAVVLFNGTSTSEFDPRAKIAPNGSLMHGTETKRTVKDFHLHLEFRLPFMPTARGQARGNSGVYIQKRYEVQILDSFGLEGIHNECAGLYKTKAPDTNLCLPPLAWQTYDIDFRAARFDTAGKKVADARITVVHNGYPVHSDVAIPNKTGGGSQEGPQALPILLQDHGNPIEYRNIWIVNR from the coding sequence ATGCGCTCTACTCGAATCTACGCTCTAGAAATTTACGCTGCGACCATCTCGACGCTGATCTTCGGCGGCCTCTCGGCGTCCACCGTCGCGGCGGCCGATAAGCTGCCGACGTTCACGACCATCGCCGAGGCAGGCGACGATTACTTCTTCCAAGGCGAGTTCAGCGGCAACGTCGCTTCCTACGGCCGGTGCGGGCTACAGGTCATCGCCGAAGGTAAGAACCAGTTTCGCGGCATCTTGCTTCCCGGAGGACTTCCCGGCGAAGGTTGGAATCACGCGCAGCGCATCGAGTTTCTCGGCGCGCGCGAAGGCTCGAAGATGCAACTCTCCGCTGCCGGCACGGTCATCGATGTCCAAGTCGGCACGGCCGTGATTCGCGATCCGTCGGGCCGGCAACTGGGAGTTTTGCGCCGGGCCTCGCGCGTCAGTCCGACGATGGGCCTTGCGGCACCGCAAAACGCAGTCGTGCTCTTCAACGGCACGTCGACGTCGGAGTTCGATCCGCGTGCGAAGATCGCGCCGAACGGCTCGTTGATGCACGGCACGGAAACGAAGCGGACGGTGAAGGACTTCCATCTGCATTTGGAATTCCGTCTCCCCTTCATGCCGACGGCCCGCGGTCAAGCGCGGGGGAATAGCGGCGTCTACATTCAAAAACGCTACGAGGTTCAGATTCTCGATTCGTTCGGGCTCGAAGGCATTCACAACGAGTGTGCAGGCCTTTATAAAACAAAAGCGCCGGACACGAACCTCTGCCTGCCGCCGCTGGCGTGGCAAACCTACGATATCGATTTCCGGGCCGCACGCTTCGACACAGCCGGAAAGAAGGTCGCCGATGCTCGGATCACGGTCGTACATAACGGCTATCCGGTGCATAGCGACGTCGCGATTCCGAACAAGACCGGCGGCGGATCGCAAGAAGGCCCGCAAGCGTTGCCGATTTTGTTGCAAGACCACGGCAACCCGATCGAGTATCGCAACATTTGGATCGTGAATCGGTAG